One segment of Amycolatopsis alba DSM 44262 DNA contains the following:
- a CDS encoding APC family permease, translating into MSTPSDDGLAGFGYKQELERTLGNFHTFAAGISYISILTGTFQLFYFGFSFGGPAYWWSWPMVFVGQLMVALSFAELAAHYPVAGSIYNWSKRLGSPHVAWLAGWMMLTASIVSIAAVALAYQITLPQISSFFSFSGDSAVNAVILGTALILFTTLVNAWGVKLMARINSAGVFIELVAAVLLIVALAVNITRGPDVVMQTNNTGADQPWGYFGAFLVASLASTYVMYGFDTASSLGEESHDPRKNAPKAILRALIASFVIGGLILLLALMAVGDINDPQISTGGLQFIVLDVLGSTVGTIFLLAVVIAITVCNLAVQSASIRMMFAMGRDNNLPAGKHLARVSPKTKTPVVPAIVSGIIAVLILVVNVGQPQIFTVITSIGIIMIYLAYLLVTIPMLIKRLRGQWPPPKVEGAKYFSLGKLGLPVNIVGVLWGGAIVVNLAWPRREVYNATEPYHWYLEWGAVLFVGAVAVVGFAYYWFVLRHKSGVLADHAAEAHPEEAAQ; encoded by the coding sequence ATGAGCACTCCTTCCGATGACGGCCTGGCCGGTTTCGGCTACAAACAGGAACTCGAAAGAACACTCGGCAACTTCCACACCTTCGCCGCCGGGATCAGCTACATCTCGATCCTGACCGGCACCTTCCAGCTGTTCTACTTCGGCTTCAGCTTCGGCGGGCCCGCCTACTGGTGGTCGTGGCCGATGGTGTTCGTCGGCCAGCTGATGGTCGCGCTGTCCTTCGCCGAACTGGCCGCGCACTACCCCGTCGCCGGTTCGATCTACAACTGGTCGAAACGGCTCGGCAGCCCGCACGTGGCGTGGCTGGCGGGCTGGATGATGCTCACCGCGTCGATCGTCAGCATCGCGGCCGTGGCGCTGGCGTATCAGATCACGCTCCCCCAGATCTCGTCGTTCTTCTCCTTCTCCGGCGACAGCGCGGTGAACGCGGTCATCCTCGGCACCGCCCTGATCCTGTTCACCACGCTGGTGAACGCCTGGGGCGTGAAGCTGATGGCGCGGATCAACAGCGCCGGGGTGTTCATCGAACTGGTCGCCGCGGTCCTGCTGATCGTGGCGCTCGCGGTGAACATCACGCGCGGCCCCGACGTCGTGATGCAGACCAACAACACCGGCGCCGACCAGCCCTGGGGCTACTTCGGGGCGTTCCTGGTCGCCTCGCTCGCGTCGACCTACGTCATGTACGGCTTCGACACCGCCAGCTCGCTCGGCGAGGAGAGCCACGACCCGCGCAAGAACGCGCCCAAGGCGATCCTGCGCGCGCTGATCGCGTCGTTCGTCATCGGCGGGCTCATCCTGCTGCTGGCGCTGATGGCCGTCGGCGACATCAACGACCCGCAGATCTCCACCGGCGGCCTGCAGTTCATCGTCCTCGACGTGCTCGGCAGCACCGTCGGCACGATCTTCCTGCTGGCCGTGGTCATCGCGATCACCGTATGCAACCTGGCCGTGCAGTCGGCCTCGATCCGGATGATGTTCGCGATGGGCCGCGACAACAACCTGCCCGCGGGCAAGCATCTGGCGCGGGTCTCGCCGAAGACGAAGACGCCGGTGGTCCCCGCGATCGTGTCCGGGATCATCGCGGTGCTGATCCTGGTGGTCAACGTCGGCCAGCCGCAGATCTTCACGGTGATCACCAGCATCGGCATCATCATGATCTACCTGGCGTACCTGCTGGTCACCATCCCGATGCTCATCAAGCGTCTCCGCGGGCAGTGGCCGCCGCCGAAGGTCGAGGGCGCCAAGTACTTCTCCCTCGGCAAACTGGGGCTTCCGGTCAACATCGTCGGCGTGCTGTGGGGTGGCGCGATCGTGGTGAACCTGGCGTGGCCGCGGCGCGAGGTCTACAACGCCACCGAGCCGTATCACTGGTACCTCGAATGGGGGGCCGTGCTGTTCGTCGGCGCGGTGGCGGTCGTCGGTTTCGCGTATTACTGGTTCGTCCTGCGGCACAAGAGCGGCGTCCTGGCCGATCACGCCGCGGAAGCACATCCCGAGGAGGCAGCACAGTGA
- a CDS encoding GMC family oxidoreductase has protein sequence MTGEFDYIVVGGGTAGSVVAARLSEDPDVTVALLEAGPSDVDDPAVLELTKWMGLLESGYDWDYLVEPQESGNSFLRHARARVLGGCSSHNSCIAFWAPAEDLDEWSSLGLPGWSAQDIFPLYKRLETNDGPGDHHGRSGPVTIRSVPPNDPTGVALLQACEQAGIPRTEFNSGKTVTHGANWFQINAREDGTRSSASVSYLHPIIGKRPNLEIITGARVKRLLFDGKRCTGAEYLADDLIHGVQLRTRREVILSSGAIDTPKLLMLSGIGPAAQLREVGVDVLVDSPGVGENLQDHPEGVIQWDALQPMTTESTQWWEIGIFTTTEDGLDRPDLMFHYGSVPFDMNTLRHGYPTTENGFCLTPNVTRSRSTGTVRLRSRDYRDKPKVDPRYFSDEHDMRVMTHGIKLARKIAEQPALDEWAGTELAPGRDVKTDDEIADYLRKTHNTVYHPSCTAKMGGDDDPLAVLDSRLRVRGVEGLRVADGSAMPFLVAVNPCITTMAIGEKCADMLKEDARA, from the coding sequence GTGACCGGAGAGTTCGACTACATCGTCGTCGGCGGCGGGACGGCGGGTTCGGTGGTCGCGGCGAGACTCTCGGAAGACCCGGACGTCACCGTGGCCCTCCTGGAAGCCGGGCCGTCCGATGTGGACGATCCGGCGGTGCTGGAACTGACCAAATGGATGGGCCTGCTGGAATCCGGCTACGACTGGGACTACCTGGTCGAACCGCAGGAATCCGGCAACTCCTTCCTGCGTCACGCCCGCGCGCGGGTGCTCGGCGGCTGCTCGTCGCACAACTCGTGCATCGCGTTCTGGGCGCCCGCGGAAGACCTCGACGAATGGTCGTCGCTCGGCTTGCCCGGCTGGTCGGCCCAGGACATCTTCCCGCTGTACAAACGTCTTGAGACCAACGACGGCCCCGGCGACCACCACGGCCGCTCGGGTCCGGTGACCATCCGCTCGGTGCCGCCGAACGACCCGACCGGCGTCGCGCTGCTGCAGGCGTGCGAGCAGGCGGGTATCCCGCGGACGGAGTTCAACTCCGGCAAGACCGTGACGCACGGCGCGAACTGGTTTCAGATCAACGCGCGCGAGGACGGCACGCGCTCGTCGGCGTCGGTGTCCTATCTGCACCCGATCATCGGCAAGCGGCCGAACCTGGAGATCATCACCGGCGCGAGGGTCAAGCGGCTGCTGTTCGACGGCAAACGCTGCACCGGCGCGGAATACCTCGCCGACGACCTGATCCACGGGGTCCAGTTGCGCACGCGTCGCGAGGTCATCCTGTCCTCGGGCGCGATCGACACGCCGAAACTCCTGATGCTGTCCGGAATCGGCCCGGCAGCGCAGCTGCGCGAGGTCGGCGTGGACGTCCTGGTGGACTCCCCCGGCGTCGGCGAGAACCTGCAGGATCACCCGGAAGGCGTCATCCAGTGGGACGCGCTGCAGCCGATGACCACCGAATCCACGCAATGGTGGGAAATCGGCATCTTCACCACCACGGAGGACGGCCTCGACCGGCCGGACCTGATGTTCCACTACGGTTCCGTGCCGTTCGACATGAACACCCTGCGGCACGGCTACCCGACGACGGAGAACGGCTTCTGCCTGACGCCGAACGTCACGCGGTCGCGGTCCACCGGCACCGTGCGGCTGCGCAGCCGTGACTACCGGGACAAACCGAAGGTGGATCCGCGCTACTTCAGCGACGAGCACGACATGCGCGTGATGACCCACGGCATCAAACTGGCCCGCAAGATCGCCGAACAGCCCGCGCTGGACGAATGGGCGGGCACGGAACTGGCGCCCGGCCGGGACGTCAAGACCGACGACGAGATCGCGGACTACCTGCGCAAGACGCACAACACGGTCTATCACCCCTCGTGCACCGCGAAAATGGGCGGCGACGACGATCCGCTGGCCGTGCTGGACTCCCGGCTGCGGGTACGCGGCGTCGAAGGCCTGCGGGTCGCCGACGGTTCGGCGATGCCGTTCCTGGTCGCGGTGAACCCGTGCATCACGACGATGGCGATCGGCGAGAAGTGCGCGGACATGCTGAAGGAGGACGCGCGCGCTTAG
- a CDS encoding DUF1062 domain-containing protein, with protein MLETWVVEPTCLPMVLRRCPACASGRFRANGKFRVNANHKLLDAWLLVLCTGCGNTAKLAILERVNVRSVRPELLNRLHENDPGLAAELLADPTVLRRNHVALDWGGAWRLDTGGSVLGDPLEVSVHFAARIPVRPVRLIAEGCGLSRAEVESLLAEGKVVSAVRLSGKVSGDFTFTLGPGLKTRRVAR; from the coding sequence GTGCTCGAAACCTGGGTGGTCGAACCCACCTGCCTGCCTATGGTCCTGCGCCGGTGCCCTGCCTGCGCCTCCGGACGATTCCGGGCGAACGGCAAATTCCGGGTCAACGCCAACCACAAGCTCCTCGACGCCTGGCTCCTCGTGCTCTGCACCGGATGCGGGAACACCGCGAAACTCGCGATCCTGGAGCGGGTCAACGTGCGCTCCGTGCGACCTGAACTGCTGAACCGGCTGCACGAGAACGACCCCGGACTGGCGGCGGAACTCCTCGCCGATCCGACCGTGCTTCGCCGTAACCACGTCGCCCTCGATTGGGGCGGCGCCTGGCGTCTCGACACCGGCGGGTCGGTTCTCGGGGACCCGCTCGAAGTCTCGGTTCACTTCGCGGCGCGGATCCCGGTCCGGCCGGTGCGGCTGATCGCCGAAGGGTGCGGTCTTTCGCGGGCCGAGGTCGAGAGCCTCCTCGCGGAAGGGAAGGTCGTTTCGGCGGTGCGGTTGAGCGGAAAGGTCTCTGGCGACTTCACCTTCACGCTTGGACCTGGTCTCAAAACTCGGCGTGTCGCTAGGTGA
- a CDS encoding cold-shock protein → MPQGTVRWFDAERGFGFLAPEDGSPDVFVHASEIVGDSGAKMLREGQAVVFEVGENDRGPQALRVRVTADAATGSAVGLLGTVNWYEPGKGYGFASPDGGGADIFVHSSAIVTGGVVTEGQRVAFLIVEGERGPQAGHVIPLGAGAGSPAAAGSADGADGTVAWYDEDKGFGFINPDSGAGDVFVHARALAEGLTWLAEGDRVAYEVTSGDKGPQARDVHLVRGAEPQAAPQRSAPAAAAGPAARDVPVRGGEGVVARYDDDRGFGFITPDAGGDDLFAHVSVIMGSEPLQKGDRVRYTVRQSDRGPQADRIERL, encoded by the coding sequence ATGCCGCAAGGGACCGTCCGTTGGTTCGACGCCGAACGAGGTTTCGGCTTCCTCGCGCCCGAGGACGGCTCGCCGGACGTGTTCGTGCACGCCTCCGAGATCGTCGGGGACAGCGGCGCGAAAATGCTCCGCGAGGGCCAGGCCGTCGTGTTCGAGGTCGGCGAGAACGACCGCGGGCCCCAGGCGCTGCGCGTTCGCGTCACCGCCGATGCGGCCACCGGCAGCGCCGTGGGCCTGCTCGGCACCGTCAACTGGTACGAGCCGGGCAAGGGGTACGGCTTCGCGTCGCCGGACGGCGGCGGCGCCGACATCTTCGTGCACAGCTCCGCCATCGTGACCGGCGGCGTGGTCACCGAGGGGCAGCGGGTGGCCTTCCTGATCGTCGAAGGCGAGCGCGGCCCGCAGGCCGGGCACGTGATCCCGCTGGGAGCAGGGGCAGGCTCACCCGCTGCGGCCGGTAGCGCGGACGGTGCCGACGGCACGGTGGCCTGGTACGACGAGGACAAGGGCTTCGGCTTCATCAACCCCGACTCCGGCGCCGGGGACGTCTTCGTGCACGCCCGTGCCCTGGCCGAGGGGCTGACGTGGCTCGCGGAGGGCGACCGCGTCGCCTACGAGGTGACCAGTGGAGACAAGGGCCCGCAGGCCCGCGACGTGCACCTGGTCCGGGGCGCCGAGCCCCAGGCGGCGCCGCAGCGGTCGGCACCTGCCGCGGCCGCAGGGCCGGCGGCGCGGGACGTGCCCGTACGCGGCGGCGAGGGTGTCGTCGCGCGCTACGACGACGACCGCGGCTTCGGCTTCATCACCCCGGACGCAGGCGGCGACGATCTCTTCGCCCACGTGTCCGTGATCATGGGGTCGGAGCCGCTGCAGAAAGGTGACCGGGTCCGGTACACGGTGCGTCAGAGCGACCGGGGCCCGCAGGCCGACCGCATCGAACGCCTCTGA
- a CDS encoding HNH endonuclease signature motif containing protein, translating to MSETLIPELPQELWRAGKLELAHGATHLVQVIRVASACLGMYLAEVETRGAEDLFGHGNAASWFAEIARISLGDARDTVNRALALNPAPVAGGETAVFAPATAAAAEDGAIGDQHIDLILDILRKIPAGEREGADKILAGLARHAGPRELAEAGANLLAHLDPDGNEPKDPEPAPPRREVFVERRGDGFWKLSGLLDPETGARTAAILDAHGARRPVDESGQADHRTMPQRYGDAWADVLDLATACPDQPGTAGYRTLVHVTVGLDALKTGLGTACLDFVGTITAREARLMACDCLMIPAVLSTAGEPLDVGRMRRFVTPGQRRALNIRDGGCAFPGCHRAPKHCHAHHIQHWADGGPTDLRNLVLLCSFHHRLIHHGDWQVRIAGDGIPEFLPPQYLDPLRHPRRNTLHHVT from the coding sequence GTGTCCGAGACTCTCATTCCCGAACTGCCGCAGGAGCTGTGGCGTGCCGGCAAGCTGGAGCTTGCCCATGGCGCGACGCATCTGGTGCAGGTGATCCGGGTCGCGTCCGCCTGCCTGGGGATGTATCTGGCGGAGGTCGAGACACGGGGCGCGGAAGACCTGTTCGGTCACGGGAACGCGGCCTCGTGGTTCGCCGAGATCGCCCGGATTTCGCTGGGTGACGCGCGGGACACGGTGAACCGGGCCCTGGCCCTGAACCCCGCCCCCGTGGCCGGTGGCGAGACGGCGGTGTTCGCGCCCGCGACCGCCGCCGCGGCCGAGGACGGCGCGATCGGGGACCAGCACATCGACCTCATCCTGGACATCCTCCGGAAAATCCCCGCCGGTGAGCGGGAGGGCGCGGACAAGATCCTCGCCGGCCTTGCCCGCCACGCCGGACCCAGAGAACTCGCCGAAGCCGGCGCGAACCTTCTCGCGCACCTGGACCCCGACGGGAACGAACCGAAGGACCCCGAACCCGCCCCGCCACGGCGGGAGGTGTTCGTCGAGCGCCGCGGAGACGGGTTCTGGAAACTCTCCGGTCTGCTGGACCCCGAGACCGGGGCCCGCACCGCGGCCATCCTGGACGCCCATGGGGCACGGCGGCCGGTCGATGAGTCCGGCCAGGCCGACCACCGGACCATGCCCCAACGCTACGGCGATGCCTGGGCCGACGTCCTCGACCTCGCCACCGCCTGCCCCGACCAGCCCGGCACTGCCGGCTACCGCACGCTGGTGCACGTCACCGTCGGCCTCGACGCCCTGAAAACCGGGCTCGGGACCGCGTGCCTGGACTTCGTCGGCACCATCACCGCCCGCGAAGCCCGCCTGATGGCCTGCGACTGCCTCATGATCCCCGCCGTCCTCAGCACCGCCGGTGAACCCCTCGACGTCGGGCGGATGCGACGCTTCGTCACCCCCGGCCAACGCCGAGCACTCAACATCCGCGACGGCGGCTGCGCGTTCCCCGGCTGCCACCGGGCGCCGAAACACTGTCACGCACACCATATTCAGCACTGGGCAGACGGCGGACCCACCGACCTCCGCAACCTCGTCCTGCTCTGCTCGTTTCACCACCGGCTGATCCACCACGGCGACTGGCAGGTCCGGATCGCCGGAGACGGCATACCCGAATTCCTACCACCCCAATACCTCGACCCCTTGCGACATCCCCGGCGCAACACCCTCCACCACGTCACCTGA
- a CDS encoding class I SAM-dependent RNA methyltransferase: protein MSVDASTGTWLGRTIELEVGAVAHGGHCVARAEGRVVFVRHALPGERVLASVTEDKGGSFCRADAIEVLQASPERVEPPCALAAPGECGGCDWQHAAPGYQRELKAAVVMEQLKRLAGIEREVVVEALDGGPLDWRSRVRLVAGKDGRAGFRAHHSHRVIAVDDCPITVPGALDDVVSRNWRPGSEIEVTKDGEGHVHLRDLSTVHGKTKSRQLAGGLAVQHAAGRDWRMDAHGFWQVHPAAADTLAAVVAEWAEAPRGGVAWDLYAGVGLFASVLASQVGPRGRVLAVESGRRAVSDGEENLADLPQVRWRSGRVEHLLADAPKPVDVVVLDPPRKGAGKAVVESIVDGSPDRIVYVACDPAALARDIALFAGHGYGLVDLRAFDAFPMTQHVECVALLQ, encoded by the coding sequence ATGAGTGTGGACGCGTCGACCGGCACATGGCTCGGACGGACGATCGAGCTGGAGGTCGGCGCGGTGGCGCACGGCGGGCACTGCGTCGCGCGGGCGGAGGGCCGGGTCGTGTTCGTGCGGCACGCGCTGCCCGGCGAGCGGGTCCTGGCCTCGGTCACCGAGGACAAGGGCGGCTCGTTCTGCCGCGCCGACGCGATCGAGGTCCTGCAAGCGTCCCCGGAACGGGTGGAACCGCCGTGCGCGCTCGCGGCGCCGGGGGAGTGCGGCGGCTGCGACTGGCAGCACGCCGCCCCCGGATATCAGCGTGAACTCAAGGCCGCGGTGGTCATGGAGCAGCTGAAGAGGCTGGCCGGAATCGAACGCGAGGTCGTCGTCGAGGCGCTCGACGGCGGGCCGCTGGACTGGCGCAGCCGCGTCCGGCTCGTCGCGGGCAAGGACGGCCGCGCGGGTTTCCGGGCGCACCACAGTCACCGCGTGATCGCGGTCGACGACTGCCCGATCACCGTCCCCGGCGCGCTCGACGACGTCGTGTCGCGGAACTGGCGGCCCGGCAGCGAAATCGAGGTCACCAAGGACGGCGAAGGCCACGTGCACCTGCGCGATCTGTCGACGGTCCACGGGAAGACCAAGTCGCGGCAGCTCGCGGGCGGTCTCGCCGTCCAGCACGCCGCCGGCCGCGACTGGCGCATGGACGCCCACGGCTTCTGGCAGGTCCACCCGGCCGCCGCGGACACGCTCGCCGCCGTCGTCGCGGAGTGGGCCGAGGCGCCGCGTGGCGGCGTGGCGTGGGACCTCTACGCCGGTGTCGGTCTCTTCGCGTCCGTGCTCGCTTCGCAGGTCGGCCCGCGCGGCCGCGTCCTGGCCGTCGAATCCGGCCGCCGCGCCGTGTCGGACGGCGAGGAGAACCTGGCCGACCTCCCGCAGGTCCGCTGGCGCTCCGGCCGCGTCGAGCACCTGCTGGCAGACGCCCCGAAACCGGTCGACGTCGTCGTCCTCGACCCGCCCCGCAAGGGCGCCGGGAAGGCCGTCGTCGAGTCCATTGTGGATGGATCGCCGGACCGGATCGTCTACGTGGCGTGCGACCCGGCGGCGCTGGCCAGGGACATCGCGCTGTTCGCCGGGCACGGATACGGTTTGGTCGATCTGCGTGCTTTCGACGCTTTCCCGATGACTCAGCACGTCGAATGTGTTGCATTGTTGCAATAA
- a CDS encoding APC family permease has protein sequence MSKFPTVLKRLVLGRPFRSDRLSHTLLPKRIALPIFASDALSSVAYAPEEIFLTLSVAGLSAYAFAPWIGVAVALVMLVVVASYRQNVHAYPSGGGDYEVANTNLGGKFGLTVASALLVDYVLTVAVSTSSGVANIGSAIPWVSQHKVIVAVVIVVVLTALNLRGVRESGKTFAIPVYGFILGILGMVIWGLIEAASGADMRAESSTFELHEEASLTGFAFFFLLLRTFSSGAAALTGVEAISNGVPAFQKPKSKNAATTLLMMGVLAVTMLVGIITLAIITDVKFAEHPETQLTGTPAGYEQKTIVAQIAQAVFADFTPAFYYISFVTGIILLLAANTAFNGFPVLGSILAQDRYLPRQLHTRGDRLAFSNGILFLAAFALVLIIAFDAEVTKLIQLYIVGVFVSFTISQAGMIRHWNRLLARETDPTVRRRMRRSQTVNAVGLTMTGTVLVIVLITKFLLGAWIAIAAMVAIYILMTAIRKHYDRVAEELREMERKPAVLPSRNHAIVLISKLHLPTLRALSYAKAVRPDVLEAVTVNVDDMETRKLVQDWDDHNFKVPLKVIESPYREITKPVLDYVKRVRGDNPRNVVTVFIPEYVVGHWWEQVLHNQSALRLKGRLLFQPGVMVTSVPWQLESSEKAIKRDRKARPAAGDVRRGFSPVAKQPEKAKDKAE, from the coding sequence GTGTCGAAGTTCCCGACCGTATTGAAGCGGCTCGTCCTCGGACGTCCATTCCGGAGTGACCGCCTCTCGCATACGCTGCTGCCGAAGCGCATCGCGCTGCCGATTTTCGCGTCCGACGCGTTGTCGAGCGTCGCCTACGCGCCTGAGGAAATCTTTCTGACCCTCAGCGTCGCGGGCTTGTCCGCGTACGCGTTCGCGCCGTGGATCGGCGTCGCCGTCGCGCTCGTCATGCTGGTCGTCGTCGCGTCGTACCGGCAGAACGTGCACGCCTATCCCAGCGGCGGCGGTGACTACGAAGTCGCCAACACCAACCTCGGCGGCAAATTCGGGCTCACCGTTGCCAGTGCGCTGCTGGTGGATTACGTGCTCACCGTGGCGGTTTCGACGTCGTCCGGCGTGGCGAACATCGGTTCGGCCATCCCGTGGGTGTCGCAGCACAAGGTGATCGTCGCGGTCGTCATCGTGGTCGTGCTGACCGCGCTGAACCTGCGCGGAGTGCGCGAATCGGGCAAAACCTTCGCCATCCCGGTCTACGGGTTCATCCTCGGCATTCTCGGCATGGTGATCTGGGGGCTGATCGAGGCGGCGTCCGGCGCCGACATGCGTGCCGAAAGCTCCACCTTCGAATTGCACGAAGAAGCCTCTTTGACCGGTTTCGCGTTCTTCTTCCTGCTCCTGCGGACCTTTTCCTCCGGTGCCGCGGCGCTGACCGGGGTCGAGGCGATCAGCAACGGAGTCCCCGCGTTCCAGAAGCCGAAATCGAAGAACGCGGCCACCACGCTGCTGATGATGGGCGTGCTCGCGGTGACGATGCTGGTCGGCATCATCACGCTGGCGATCATCACCGACGTCAAATTCGCCGAGCATCCGGAAACCCAGCTCACGGGCACCCCGGCGGGCTACGAGCAGAAGACGATCGTCGCGCAGATCGCGCAGGCGGTGTTCGCCGACTTCACCCCGGCGTTCTACTACATCTCCTTCGTCACCGGCATCATCCTGCTGCTGGCCGCGAACACCGCGTTCAACGGCTTCCCGGTGCTCGGTTCGATCCTCGCGCAGGATCGCTACCTGCCGCGTCAGCTGCACACGCGGGGCGACAGGCTGGCGTTCTCCAACGGCATCCTGTTCCTCGCCGCGTTCGCCCTGGTGCTGATCATCGCGTTCGACGCCGAGGTCACGAAGCTCATCCAGCTCTACATCGTGGGGGTGTTCGTCTCCTTCACGATCAGCCAGGCCGGCATGATCCGGCATTGGAATCGCTTGCTGGCCAGGGAAACCGACCCGACTGTGCGGCGCCGGATGCGGCGTTCGCAGACGGTCAACGCCGTCGGCCTCACCATGACCGGCACCGTGCTGGTCATCGTGCTGATCACGAAGTTCCTGCTCGGCGCCTGGATCGCGATCGCGGCGATGGTGGCGATCTACATCCTGATGACGGCGATCCGGAAGCATTACGACCGGGTCGCCGAGGAATTGCGCGAGATGGAGCGGAAGCCCGCCGTATTGCCTTCCCGCAACCACGCGATCGTGCTGATTTCGAAACTGCACCTGCCGACCTTGCGGGCGCTTTCCTACGCCAAGGCCGTGCGGCCCGACGTCCTCGAAGCCGTCACCGTGAACGTCGACGACATGGAGACGCGCAAACTCGTCCAGGACTGGGACGACCACAATTTCAAGGTGCCGCTGAAGGTGATCGAGTCGCCGTATCGCGAGATCACCAAGCCCGTGCTGGACTACGTGAAACGTGTCCGCGGCGACAATCCGCGCAACGTGGTGACCGTGTTCATCCCCGAGTACGTGGTCGGGCACTGGTGGGAGCAGGTCCTGCACAACCAGAGCGCGCTGCGGCTCAAGGGACGGCTCCTGTTCCAGCCCGGTGTCATGGTGACCAGCGTGCCGTGGCAGCTCGAATCGTCGGAAAAGGCGATCAAACGCGACCGGAAGGCGCGTCCGGCGGCAGGCGACGTGCGGCGCGGATTCTCCCCGGTGGCCAAGCAACCCGAGAAAGCGAAGGACAAAGCAGAATGA
- a CDS encoding potassium channel family protein, with amino-acid sequence MHVVIMGCGRVGASLAAALERLGHDVAVIDKSRQAFRRLGSDFHGQQVVGVGFDRQVLIEAGIERAGAFAAVSSGDNSNIISARVARENFGIDKVVARIYDHKRAAVYERLGIPTVATVPWTTDRFLRTLLPDGVASEWRDPSGSVALLQLPLHESWVGHSVRDLQDTTGARVAFIMRFGTAVLPDTKAVIQADDVVYVAAKSGTVSDVTSVAAREPEEEN; translated from the coding sequence GTGCACGTGGTGATCATGGGATGCGGCCGGGTCGGCGCATCCCTGGCCGCGGCGCTGGAGCGGCTGGGGCACGACGTCGCCGTCATCGACAAGAGCAGGCAGGCGTTCCGGCGGCTCGGCAGTGACTTCCACGGTCAGCAGGTGGTCGGCGTCGGATTCGACCGGCAGGTGCTGATCGAGGCCGGGATCGAACGCGCGGGTGCCTTCGCGGCGGTGTCCAGCGGCGACAACTCCAACATCATCTCGGCGCGGGTGGCCAGGGAGAACTTCGGCATCGACAAGGTCGTCGCCAGGATCTACGACCACAAGCGCGCGGCGGTCTACGAACGGCTCGGCATCCCGACCGTGGCGACCGTGCCGTGGACGACCGACCGGTTCCTGCGCACCCTGCTGCCCGACGGCGTCGCCTCGGAGTGGCGGGACCCCTCGGGCAGCGTGGCGCTCCTGCAGCTCCCGTTGCACGAGAGCTGGGTCGGGCACAGCGTGCGCGACCTGCAGGACACCACCGGCGCGCGGGTCGCGTTCATCATGCGGTTCGGCACCGCGGTCCTGCCCGACACCAAGGCCGTGATCCAGGCGGACGACGTCGTGTACGTCGCCGCGAAATCAGGCACTGTCAGCGACGTGACCAGCGTCGCCGCTCGCGAACCGGAAGAGGAGAACTGA
- a CDS encoding potassium channel family protein, with amino-acid sequence MRVAIAGAGAVGRSIAAELIDGRHQVMLIEREADQFEPHTVEQADWVLGDACEVSILEESGIEQCDVVIAATGDDKANLVVSLLAKTEFAVRRVVARVNNPANEWLFNDAWGVDVAVSTPRMLAAMVEEAVSVGDLVRLMTFRQSQANLVELTLPEETPLAGKAVSEINLPRDAALVTILRGDRVIVPQPEDPLEPGDELLFVATSDVEPEIRTALGY; translated from the coding sequence ATGCGGGTCGCGATTGCCGGGGCCGGCGCGGTGGGCCGGTCGATCGCCGCGGAGCTGATCGACGGGCGCCACCAGGTGATGCTCATCGAACGCGAGGCCGACCAGTTCGAGCCGCACACCGTGGAGCAGGCGGACTGGGTGCTCGGCGACGCGTGCGAGGTGTCGATCCTGGAGGAGTCCGGGATCGAGCAGTGCGACGTCGTGATCGCCGCGACCGGCGACGACAAGGCGAACCTGGTGGTGTCGCTGCTGGCGAAGACCGAGTTCGCGGTGCGCCGGGTGGTGGCGCGGGTGAACAACCCGGCCAACGAGTGGCTGTTCAACGACGCCTGGGGCGTCGACGTCGCCGTGTCGACCCCGCGGATGCTCGCGGCGATGGTCGAGGAGGCGGTGAGCGTCGGCGATCTGGTGCGGCTGATGACGTTCCGGCAGAGCCAGGCCAACCTCGTCGAACTCACCCTCCCGGAGGAGACCCCGCTGGCGGGCAAGGCCGTCAGCGAGATCAACCTGCCGAGGGACGCGGCGCTGGTGACGATCCTGCGCGGTGACCGGGTGATCGTGCCGCAGCCCGAGGACCCGCTGGAGCCGGGTGACGAGCTGCTGTTCGTGGCGACGTCGGACGTGGAGCCGGAGATCCGGACCGCGCTGGGATATTAG